Genomic segment of Corynebacterium urealyticum DSM 7109:
TGGGCACCATCGGCGTGTTCGCCGGCATGCTCTTCGTCTACAAGACGGGTGCGATCCGCGTGACCCCGAAGTTCACGAAGTTCATGGTCGCCGCACTGATCGGTGTACTGGTGCTGGCGCTGGGCAGCATGCTCATCGGCCTGTTCACCGGTGGCGCTGGCCCGCTGCGCGACGGCTCCCCGCTGTCCTGGATCTTCTCCCTGCTGTGCATCGGCCTGGCAGCGCTGAGCTTCCTGCAGGACTTCGACGCCGCCGACCGCCTCGTCCGCGCCGGTGCGCCGTCCAAGATGGCCTGGGGCGTGGCCCTCGGCTTGGCCGTGACCCTGGTCTGGCTCTACACCGAGATCCTGCGCCTGCTGTCTTACATCAATAGGGACTAGCGCTAGCAGCACAGGGCCAGGGCGTATGACGCGGGCTGGCCCATCGAAAAACTCTGCCCTTGGGGATCAACCCCAGGGGCTTTTTCATGCCCCCGGGGAGGGGCACTTTCCCGCGCCGCCCCCGCGTGTCTCTAGATCTTGGTAGCGTGATCAGGTCAACAGACTGTAAAACAGCTGGGCGCAGAAGTGCCGACCCAGCTAGCAAGGAGCGCCGATGAGTCTCGGCGAAAACCCCCGTCCCACTAAGGCCCAACCCGCGGCAGAGCTGCTCAAGGCCGGAAGAAGTTCCCAAGTCGGCTTGTATCCGCACGACCTGCACCCCGGGTTGGTCCCGGGCTTGAGCGTCGAAGACCAAAACAAGAGCTTCGCGCTGGACCGCATCGTCTTCTTCGTCACCGCCACCCTCATCGTGGCGTTTATCGCCTGGGGAATCGCCTCCCCAGAGTCGGTGTCCACTGCGTCGGCCGCCGCGTACGACTGGGCTATGAACAATGCCGCGTGGCTGCTCAACCTCGTCATGAGTATGGGGATCATCGTCATGCTCTACCTGGCGTTCTCCCGTTATGGCCAGATCCCACTGGGCCGGGACGATGAGGAGCCGGAGTTCTCCCGATACTCCTGGATCGCGATGATGTTTGGCGCCGGCATTGGCGTGGGCGTGTTCTTCTTCGGTCCCTCCGAGCCCCTGGCCTACTACCTCTCGCCGCCGCCGGAGACCGTAGCCGCGGAAACCCCGGCGGCCCTGCACCAGGCGTTGGCCCAGTCCCACTTCCACTGGGGACTATCCATCTGGGGTCTCTATGCGCTGGTGGGCGGCGCACTGGCCTATTCTACCTATCGCCGCGGGCGCCCCTCGCTGCTGAGCTCCGTGTTCCGGCCACTGCTGGGTACTCAGCCGAATGAGGGGATCGCGGGCAGGGTGATCGACATGATGGCGATCGTCGCCACCCTCTTCGGCACCGCCGCCACACTCGGGCTATCTGCCTTACAGATCGCCCAGGGTGTGGAGATCATTTCCGGGGCAGGCCCATTGGCCAATAATGCGGTGATCGCCATCATCGGTGTGCTCGGAGTTGCTTTCATCATCAGCGCGGTCTCCGGCGTAGCGCGGGGCATCCGCTACCTGTCGAATATCAACATCGCGCTGACGCTGCTGCTCGTGGCCTTCGTATTTCTCTTTGGTCCGAGCCTCTTTCTGCTGAACCTGGTGCCATCCGGAGTTGCGACCTATATCGATCAGCTGCTGCCGATGATGGGCAAGTCCCTGTCCTGGGGCCAGGAGACCCTTGAGTTCCAGGGCGCGTGGACGGCATTCTACTGGGCTTGGTGGATCGCCTGGACCCCGTTCGTTGGCATGTTCATCGCCCGGATTTCCCGTGGCCGCACCATCCGTGAATTCGCGCTCGCAACGATCGCCGGCCCGACCGCCATCCTGGTCCTGGCCTTCAGCATCTTTGGTGGTGCCTCCATCACCTTCAGCCGGGAGGGCCGCGAGATGTTCGACGGCTCCGCGAATTCCGAGCAGGTCCTCTTCGCGCTCTTCGACCAGTTGCCCCTGAACGCGATCACCCCGTTCCTGCTGATCACGGTGCTCACGATCTTCTTCGTCACCTCCGCGGACTCGGCGTCTGTGGTGATGGGAACCATGTCCTCCCAGGGCAACCCTGCGCCGAACAAGCTGGTCGTCGTGTTCTGGGGTGCATGCATGATGGGGATTGCCACGGTGATGCTGCTGGCCGGCGGGGAAACCGCGCTGACCGCGCTGCAGAACCTCACGATCCTTATTGCGCTGCCGTTCTCGATTGTCCTGCTGGTGATGACCGTGGCCTTCCTCAAGGATCTCCGCACCGACCCTGCAGCGATCCGTAAAGACTACGCCAGCACCGCGGTGGAAAATGCGGTGGTTCGTGGCCTGGAAGAGCACGGCGATGACTTCGAACTCAGCGTCGCTTCTGCGCCGGAGGGCAGGGGAGCGGGCGCCCACTTCGACTCCTCCTCTGAGAACGTCACCGACTGGTACCAGCGCGTGGATGAGGAGGGCGAAGAGATCGCCTACGACCACGAAACCAAGCGGTGGGCGGACCAGGAAGATAGCGCAGCGGACGCGCCGGCGGAGTCCATAGACACCGCGTCACCCGCTGCTGATGAGCGCTCGCCGGAGCACCCGGAGCGTTAACACCGCCAGCAGACTCTGTCCGTGACAACTAGGCACAAAGAAACCCTCGGCCCTGGAATTTAACGGGCCGAGGGTTTTCGCGTTGCCAGAGTGGGGCAGTGCCGCGCCAGAACTACTTCTGCATTGCGCGCGGGATGTCCAGATCCGGGTTATACGGCTCTGCCTCCACGAGGGTCACCCGGACCGTGTCGCCGGTCGGGGTCTCGTACTCACGGGTCTCGCCGACCTTCGCGCCGACCAGTGCTGCGCCCAGTGGGGCATCGGTGGAGTAAGTCTCCAGCTCCGGGTTGGAGGACTCCAGGCCACGGGTACCGATCAGGAAGGTCTCCTTGTCTTCCTCATCGTCGTCGTAGTAGACGTGCACGACGGTGCCGACCAGGGCGACGCCGGACTCCTGTGGAGCCTCACCGATGGTGGCGTTGTCAAGCAGCTCCTCGAGGTAGGCGATGCGGGCCTCTTCCTGGCCCTGCTGCTCGCGGGCGGCGTGGTAGCCGCCGTTCTCCTTGAGGTCACCCTCTTCGCGGCGCTCATTGATTTCGGCGGCCAGGACCGGGCGGTTCTCCTTCAGGGCGAACAGCTCCGCGTTGAGTCGGTCGTAGGATTCTTGGGTGAGCCAGGTGGTCTGATTGTCTGCCATCTGCGCCATCCTCCTTGGAAATTATTTCAGTAATTTTCAGCTGATCCGGGCAATCACGGTCCACGCACCGTCCCCGGCGGTAGTGCCGTGGGCGGCGATAGCTTTGCAGGAAATGTCCCACGGTTTCGCCGACGCCTGCCGGTTCTCGCTTGTCCGGGCGTATTCTAGCACCGAATAGACACGAAAACTTCAGTGGACGCGTCGTTGGTGGCCCGCTTTTTGGTGGGCTACTGCTTCAGGTGGGAGGGGATGATCGAAGAACAGCCGTAGATCTTCCCGGCGTAGCCCTGCACGCGGGTGTTGATATCCACCGAGTGTCGGGACGTTACTGGCCCACCGGCCGGGATGTAGAACTCGCGGCGGCCGACCTCGTTCTTGTCGTAGTCCATCGCGGTGACGACGCAATAAGCCGGCTTGGATGGATCTTCCCGGGTGACGTCGACGCGCATGTTCAGCCGGTTGTCGGACACCACGGAACCGCCGGACTCGACTGCGGTGACGTCCGCAGAGGACGCATTCATGAACTGGTTGACCGCATAGGCCATCGCCCCAGCGATGAGAACAACCAACGCAATGACCAGTACCTTGCCGGCAAAGGGGCGGTTGCGCTCAGCGCCGTAGCGGGCCTTCAAGGCATCGTCCGCGGGCATGTGCGTATTACCCGGGCGGGAGTTGGGAACCGAAGGGGAAGCATCAGAGGTCATGGTGGTTTACATTCTAGGCAATGCGCCCGTAAAAGCAGATTTTCTCTCCCCAGCCGACCCGTTGCTGCGGTGGGGAGGTGCCGTGTGACTTCTCTTCATCGGGCGTGGAACAATATGGAAGTATGACTGATTCGACGACGAGCGGTGCCCAGGGTGGCTACCGCGTGCTGGCGATTCACGCCCATCCGGATGATGAATCCAGCAAGGGTGCGGCGACGATGGCTCGCTATATTGACGAAGGCCACCGTGTCCGCGTGCTGACCTGCACGGGCGGCGAAGAGGGCAGCATCCTCAACCCCAGGATGGACCGCCCCGAGGTGCACGAGAATCTAGCGGCTGTGCGAAGGGAAGAAATGGCCCGCGCCGCGGAGATCTTGGGGGTGGAGCACCGCTGGCTGGGCTATGTTGATTCCGGCCTGCCGGAATCTGGAAAGCGGGAGGATCTCCCAGAAGGCTGCTTTGCGCTGCAGGACGTCGACGAGGTGGCCGGCGACGTGGTTGCGCAGATCCGCGAATTCCAGCCGCACGTGATCATTACCTATGACGAAAACGGTGGCTACCCGCACCCGGATCACCTGATGGTCCATGCGGTGTCTATGCGCGCCTGGGAGCTGGCCGGAGACCCCGAGTATCGACCCGATCTGGGCGAGGCTTGGGCGCCGCTGAAGTTGTATTACACACACGGATTCGTGGTGACCCGTTTCAACATGCTCGCCGAGGCGGTGGCACAGCGGCAGGCTAACGGTGAGATGACCCTGCGCGAGTACCAGCGCACGATGACCCAGCTGGCCTTCTGGCGCGCGAAGCAGGACGTCTATCCCCGCGTAACCACCCGCGTGAACGCCGCGGATTGGTTCGAACGTCGCGATGCCGCGCTGACCTCACATGCCACCCAGATCGATCCGGACGGGCCGTTCTTCGGCGTGGATGTGGATGTGCAGCGCGAGACGTGGCCCACGGAGGAGTTCGAATTAGCGAAGACCCGGGTAGCCACTACACTGCCAGAGAGAGAACTCACCGCGGGCCTGCCGCCGGTAGACAGCGCCGATGAGCTCAGCCAGAGCCAGCCGCCAGAGGTGTCGGTGCGCCCCGAGCAGTAGGATTTTCGCTATAGAATTTTTAGCCCGGCACTCACACACGGCTTGACCGCCGTCGAAGGGAATGGATGACATGTTCGCAGCTCTTTCGACCCCTGCTCTGCCAGCAGCGGATCTGGTGACCGCTGGGGCGGCGTACACGACCACCGTTATTGCCCAGGGGCCAACCCCGAATACGGGCCCACGCGGCGAGGAATTCGGCAAGGCCTCACCGGTCGGGCTGTTCGTCATCCTCGGGCTGCTTTTTGTGGTCATCGTCATCGGATTCGGGATGAACCGCAGGCTGCGCCGTTTGGAGCGACGCCGCGCCTTCGCCGAGCAGCACGGCATCGACGTGTTCGATGAGGAGCGGCTCAACAAGGCTATGGAAGAGAGCGGTTACGAGGAGTACGCGAAGGGCGGGGTGATGTTTGCTCGCACCGAGGTGCCGCAGACTGATGCTCGTTTCGAGCCGGCCTCCGGGCAGCTCACGGGGCCAGACGCGATCGACGCAGAGCGCGCGAAGGCCCAGGAAGATGAAGGCGAAGACGAGAATCCTGCACGCTAAGCGAGAGGATTAACAATCGTGCGTCTACCAAAGCTCGCGGCAGCGATTGGGCGAACCGAGCCGCTGAAGAGGCTCGCCAGCCTGCTTTACCCCGCCTATGAGGCGCGGCTGGCCCGCTCTCTTCGGGATCTGCCGCGACCGGCTCACATCGCCATCATGGCCGACGGCAACCGACGCTGGGCCAGGGAGAACGGCTTCACCGACGTCTCTCATGGGCACCGCGTGGGCGCTCGTAAAATCGCCGAGATGTGCAATTGGTGCGACGAGATGGGCATCGCTTCGGTGACCGTGTACCTGCTCAGCACCGAGAACCTCAAGCGTGAGCCGGAGGAACTCGAGCTGCTGATCAAAATCATTGGGGACGTCGCCGACGAGCTTGGGCAGGCGAAAGCTGGCTTCCGAGTGCGCTCCGTGGGGCACCTCGAGCTGCTGCCACAGCAGCTGCGGGAGCGACTGGAACGCAACGAGAAGCTCACCGCCAATAACACGGGCGTGTGCGTCAACGTCGCGGTCGGCTACGGCGGACGGCAGGAGATCGTCGACGCGGTGCGAGACACCGTCGCGGAACTCGCTGCGGACGGCACGCCGGCGGAAAAGATCGCCGAGAAAATTACCGTCGATTCCCTGGGCAATCACATGTACACCAAGGGGCAGCCAGACCCGGACCTGGTGATCCGGACGTCGGGGGAGCAGCGGCTCTCTGGCTTTCTGCTGTGGCAGTCGGCCTACTCCGAGATTTGGTTTACGGACACCTACTGGCCGGCGTTCCGGCGGGTAGACTTCCTCCGAGCGCTGCGGGAATACTCCCAGCGTCACCGCCGCTTCGGGCTTTAGGCCAGTGCTGTACTGGTTGCTCTGAGCCGCCATGGGCGGCCTGGTGGCAGCGTCAGCTGTGGGAGGGCGGGGCTAAATCTTGCGCATCCGCACCCGGTCGACGAGGTGATCTGCACCCTTGCGCATCACCAGGCTGGCGCGGATCCGGGTCGGCAAGATGTTCTCCATGAGGTTGGGCAGGTTCACTGTCTGCCAGATCTCCCGGGCCACCTGGGCGGCCTGTTCGTCGCTCAATCCCGCGAGGTGGTGGAAGTGCGCTTCCGGGTCCTTGAAGGCGGTGTTTTTCAGACGCAGGAATCGGGAGATGTACCAGTCCTCAATGTCTTCAACCCGGGCGTCGACGTACACGGAGAAGTCGAAGAGATCGCTGACCATGAGGGTGGGGCCGGTCTGCAGCACGTTGAGGCCCTCGACGATGAGGATGTCCGGCTGGTCAACGACCTCGAACTCACCGGCAATTCGGTCGTAGGCCTCGTGCGAGTAGACCGGTGCCTTGACGTTGCGGGCGCCTGATTTCACCTTGGTCACAAAATTCAGCAGCGCTTGCTGATCATAAGACTCGGGAAAGCCCTTGCGGTGCAGCAGACGACGGCGTTCCAGCTCGGCGGTGGGGAAGAGGAACCCGTCCGTGGTGATCAGGTCCACCCGGGGGCTGGAGTCCCAACGCTGCAGCAGCACCTGGAGCACACGCGCGGTGGTGGACTTCCCGACGGCCACGGAGCCGGACACACCGATGATGTACGGCGTGGGAGGCATCGGTTCGCCGATGAAGGTCTCGGTGGCCTGATTCAGGCTGCGCTGGGCCTCGACCCGCAGGTTAATGAGGCGGGACAGCGGCAGGTAGACCTCGCTGACCTCGTCCAAGTCAATCTCGTCGCCGATGCCGCGCAGCTGGTCGAGCTCCGATTCGCTCAAGACCTGGGGCATGGACTTGCGGAGTTCGCGCCACTGGCTCCTTTTGAGTTCGATAAAGGGCGATTCAGTCGCGTCCGCGGAGGCGCGCTGGGGCGTACGATTCATGGCCTCATTGTGCCTGTGTGGGGGGAGATAACCCAAATGTGTTAGGTGCGCTGTGACCTGCGTCCGGGGCAGACGCTAAGATGTGGGGCGCAACGCAACAACACCTTCTACCCCCAAGAATCGGTCTGCATTCTTGGCGGTATACACCTTTTTGAAGGAAGGCCGACGGAAACTTATGTCCGATTCTCCACAGACCATCCAGCACAACGTGCCGCTGGCCGAACTCGACCCGGATGTCGCCCGCGCGATCGACGGTGAGCTGGCCCGCCAGCGCAACACTCTCGAAATGATCGCGAGTGAGAACTTTGTGCCGCGTGCAGTGCTGCAGGCGCAGGGCTCCGTCCTGACCAACAAGTACGCCGAGGGTTACCCGGGACGCCGTTACTACGGCGGCTGCGAGCACGTCGACGTCATCGAGGACCTGGCCCGCGACCGCGCGAAGCAGGTCTTCGGCGCAGAGTTCGCCAACGTGCAGCCGCACGCTGGTGCGCAGGCTAACGCCGCCGTCCTTATGGCGCTGGCGAGCCCACGGGATAAGATCCTGGGCCTGTCCCTGGCTCACGGTGGTCACCTGACCCACGGCATGCACCTGAACTTCTCCGGCAAGCTCTACGAGGCCATCGCCTACGAGGTGGACCCGGAGACCATGCGCATCGACATGGATAAGGTCCGCGAGCAGGCCCTCAAGGAGAAGCCGACCGTCATCATCGCCGGTTGGTCCGCCTACCCGCGCCACCAGGACTTCGCTGCCTTCCGCTCCATCGCGGACGAGGTCGGCGCGAAGCTGTGGGTCGATATGGCCCACTTCGCAGGTCTGGTCGCTGCTGGTCTGCACCCGTCCCCGGTCCCGCACGCTGACGTCGTGTCCACCACCGTCCACAAGACCCTCGGCGGCCCGCGTTCCGGCCTGATCCTGGCGAAGCAGGAGTGGGCGAAGAAGCTCAACTCCGCAGTCTTCCCAGGCCAGCAGGGCGGCCCGCTGATGCACGCCGTTGCCGCGAAGGCCGTTGCCATGAAGGTGGCCCAGACCGAGGAGTTCCGTGACCGCCAGGCCCGCACCCTCGAGGGCGCGAAGATCCTGGCCGAGCGCCTGTCCGCTGCTGACACCAAGGGTGCTGGCGTCGAGGTGCTCACCGGCGGCACCGACGTCCACCTGGTGCTGGCTGATCTGCGTCACTCCGAGCTGGATGGCCAGCAGGCTGAGGATCTGCTGCACGAGGTTGGCATCACCGTCAACCGAAACGCCGTTCCTTTCGACCCACGCCCGCCGATGGTCACCTCCGGCCTGCGCATCGGTACCCCGGCCCTGGCTTCCCGCGGCCTGGACACCGCTGCCTTCACCGAGGTCGCGGACGTCATCGGCACCGCGCTGGCACAGGGTAAGAACGCCGACGTCGAGGCTCTGCGTGCTCGTGTCTCCAAGGTTGCCGAGGACTTCCCGCTGTACGAGGGCCTCGAGGACTGGAAGCTGGTCTAAGAATGGCTCAGTCCGCTGTGAATCCGCAGGGCGGTGGGGCCGGAGCCGCATCCCAGCCCTCTGGGGCGGGGCACGCGCTGATCATCGTTGACGTGCAGAATGACTTCGTCGACGGCAGCCTGGCTACCGAACGTGGCGCGCAGGCCGCCGAAGCGATCAGCAAGCACATCGCCGGCCTGCACCGTTATGACGTCATCTTGGGGACGAAGGATTGGCACATCGACCCAGCCGGGCATTTCGCCCCGGAGGGTACGGAGCCGGATTACCAGGACACCTGGCCGGTGCACTGCGTTGCCGGAACCACCGGCGCACAGTCGCACCCGGCGCTTGCGACCGATCAGGTCGAGGCGTGGTTCCATAAGGGTGAGTACGAGCCCGCCTACTCGGGCTTTGAAGGCCACCTCGCGGACTCTCTTGCGGTCGCGGAAGCGAAGAGCGCTGCTGCCGAAGAGGCCCGTCCGAAGGTACTCCTCGCGGAATGGCTGCGTTCCCGCCGCATTGGTCAGGTGACCGTGGTTGGTATCGCGACCGACTTCTGCGTGCGCGCCACCGCGCTGGATGCGAAGGCCGAGGGCTTCGACGTCAATGTGATCCCGCGTCTGTGCGCGCCGGTGTCAGCAGCGGGGGAGGAAGCGACCCTCGCCGAACTGCGTGAGGCCGGTATCGAGGTGAAGTAGTCGCAGTCGTGACTCAAAGCCGAAAGAACCCGATGGTTTCCACCATCGGGTTCTTTGTTGTGTTGCTCACCGGGCGGGGCGCTCAAGCTGCGCCCACCGGGTGAGAAACAGGGGGAGTGGCTTACTCGCCCTTAGCCAGCTTGCGGGAGATGATCTCCAGCATGATCTCGTTCGGGCCACCGTAGATTGGCTGGACGCGAGAGTCCAGGTAGTGGGTAGCGATCGGGTACTCCATCATGAAGCCGTAGCCGCCGTGCATCTGCAGTGCCTGGTTCACGACCTCGATCTGCAGCTCGGTGGTGTGGTATTTCGCCATCGCAGCGGTGGTCTCGTCCAGCTCGCCCTTGACCTTGGCCTCGATGCAGGCATCGACGAAGGACTGTGCAGCCTGCAGGCCCTGGACCATCTTGGCCAGCTCCCAGCGGTAGGCCTGGTGGTCGACCAGACGGTTGCCGAAGGTCTTGCGGTCCTGGGAGTGCTGGTACACCAGGTCGAAGGCGCGACGGGAGGTCGCGACAGAGCCCACGGCGATGGACAGGCGCTCCTGAGCCAGGTTGTGGCGCAGGTAGCCAAAGCCAGCGCCGCGCTCGCCCAGCAGGTTCTCGGCCGGGACCTGGACGTTCTCGAAGGAGAGCTCGGCGGTGTCCTGGGACTTCAGGCCGACCTTCTTCAGCGGGCCGGTCTTGGTGTAGCCCTCCATGCCGTCCTCGACGATGAGCAGGGAGATGCCGGCGCGGCCCTTCTCCGGATCGGTGATGGCGACGATGATGGTGAAGTCTGCCTGAACACCGTTGGAGATGAAGGTCTTCGCACCATTGACGGTGAAGGAGCCGTCGCCGTTGTCGCGGGCCAGGGTGCGGATGCCAGCCAGGTCGGCGCCGGCCTCCGGCTCGGTCATGGCGATCGCGGCGATCTTCTCACCGGAGCACAGCGGCTTGAGGAAGCGCTCCTTCTGCTCGTCGTTGGCGAAGCGCTGCAGGTATGGGATGACCAGGTCGTTGATGGTCTGGATGCCCACGATGATGGAGCCGGAGTCTGCCTTGGCAAGCTCCTCGGTCAGCACGGCGTTGAAGCGGTAGTCATTCATTCCGCCGCCGCCCCACTGCTCGTCGACCTCCATGCCCAGCAGGCCCATGTCGCCGGCCTTCTTGAACATCTCGCGGTCGACGTAGCCCTGGTCGTGCCAGCGCTCCACGTTCGGGCGGATTTCGGTCTCCACGAAGCCACGGACGGCCTCGCGGAACATCTCGTGCTCTTCGTTGAACAGGGTGCGCGGAAGGTAGTTCTTCATGTTGTCCTCTCCGGAAGTCGGGGGATGTTCGGTGAAAGAGCCGGCACAGTTCGCACTGTGACCCAGAACTCTTAATGCTTATGTTCATAGTAACGCTTTGTGGCCTCAGTCACCTATTTATGAAGAAATATTTTTTAAACCCTTGTGTGCGAACTTAGGTAATGCTAACCTCAAGTTAGCGCCCACGGGGGATCATCTCACGAGGTGCGCCAGTAGT
This window contains:
- a CDS encoding acyl-CoA dehydrogenase family protein, producing MKNYLPRTLFNEEHEMFREAVRGFVETEIRPNVERWHDQGYVDREMFKKAGDMGLLGMEVDEQWGGGGMNDYRFNAVLTEELAKADSGSIIVGIQTINDLVIPYLQRFANDEQKERFLKPLCSGEKIAAIAMTEPEAGADLAGIRTLARDNGDGSFTVNGAKTFISNGVQADFTIIVAITDPEKGRAGISLLIVEDGMEGYTKTGPLKKVGLKSQDTAELSFENVQVPAENLLGERGAGFGYLRHNLAQERLSIAVGSVATSRRAFDLVYQHSQDRKTFGNRLVDHQAYRWELAKMVQGLQAAQSFVDACIEAKVKGELDETTAAMAKYHTTELQIEVVNQALQMHGGYGFMMEYPIATHYLDSRVQPIYGGPNEIMLEIISRKLAKGE
- a CDS encoding isochorismatase family protein, whose amino-acid sequence is MAQSAVNPQGGGAGAASQPSGAGHALIIVDVQNDFVDGSLATERGAQAAEAISKHIAGLHRYDVILGTKDWHIDPAGHFAPEGTEPDYQDTWPVHCVAGTTGAQSHPALATDQVEAWFHKGEYEPAYSGFEGHLADSLAVAEAKSAAAEEARPKVLLAEWLRSRRIGQVTVVGIATDFCVRATALDAKAEGFDVNVIPRLCAPVSAAGEEATLAELREAGIEVK
- a CDS encoding isoprenyl transferase, producing the protein MGRTEPLKRLASLLYPAYEARLARSLRDLPRPAHIAIMADGNRRWARENGFTDVSHGHRVGARKIAEMCNWCDEMGIASVTVYLLSTENLKREPEELELLIKIIGDVADELGQAKAGFRVRSVGHLELLPQQLRERLERNEKLTANNTGVCVNVAVGYGGRQEIVDAVRDTVAELAADGTPAEKIAEKITVDSLGNHMYTKGQPDPDLVIRTSGEQRLSGFLLWQSAYSEIWFTDTYWPAFRRVDFLRALREYSQRHRRFGL
- a CDS encoding DUF4307 domain-containing protein; its protein translation is MTSDASPSVPNSRPGNTHMPADDALKARYGAERNRPFAGKVLVIALVVLIAGAMAYAVNQFMNASSADVTAVESGGSVVSDNRLNMRVDVTREDPSKPAYCVVTAMDYDKNEVGRREFYIPAGGPVTSRHSVDINTRVQGYAGKIYGCSSIIPSHLKQ
- a CDS encoding BCCT family transporter, translated to MSLGENPRPTKAQPAAELLKAGRSSQVGLYPHDLHPGLVPGLSVEDQNKSFALDRIVFFVTATLIVAFIAWGIASPESVSTASAAAYDWAMNNAAWLLNLVMSMGIIVMLYLAFSRYGQIPLGRDDEEPEFSRYSWIAMMFGAGIGVGVFFFGPSEPLAYYLSPPPETVAAETPAALHQALAQSHFHWGLSIWGLYALVGGALAYSTYRRGRPSLLSSVFRPLLGTQPNEGIAGRVIDMMAIVATLFGTAATLGLSALQIAQGVEIISGAGPLANNAVIAIIGVLGVAFIISAVSGVARGIRYLSNINIALTLLLVAFVFLFGPSLFLLNLVPSGVATYIDQLLPMMGKSLSWGQETLEFQGAWTAFYWAWWIAWTPFVGMFIARISRGRTIREFALATIAGPTAILVLAFSIFGGASITFSREGREMFDGSANSEQVLFALFDQLPLNAITPFLLITVLTIFFVTSADSASVVMGTMSSQGNPAPNKLVVVFWGACMMGIATVMLLAGGETALTALQNLTILIALPFSIVLLVMTVAFLKDLRTDPAAIRKDYASTAVENAVVRGLEEHGDDFELSVASAPEGRGAGAHFDSSSENVTDWYQRVDEEGEEIAYDHETKRWADQEDSAADAPAESIDTASPAADERSPEHPER
- the greA gene encoding transcription elongation factor GreA, which codes for MADNQTTWLTQESYDRLNAELFALKENRPVLAAEINERREEGDLKENGGYHAAREQQGQEEARIAYLEELLDNATIGEAPQESGVALVGTVVHVYYDDDEEDKETFLIGTRGLESSNPELETYSTDAPLGAALVGAKVGETREYETPTGDTVRVTLVEAEPYNPDLDIPRAMQK
- the coaA gene encoding type I pantothenate kinase translates to MNRTPQRASADATESPFIELKRSQWRELRKSMPQVLSESELDQLRGIGDEIDLDEVSEVYLPLSRLINLRVEAQRSLNQATETFIGEPMPPTPYIIGVSGSVAVGKSTTARVLQVLLQRWDSSPRVDLITTDGFLFPTAELERRRLLHRKGFPESYDQQALLNFVTKVKSGARNVKAPVYSHEAYDRIAGEFEVVDQPDILIVEGLNVLQTGPTLMVSDLFDFSVYVDARVEDIEDWYISRFLRLKNTAFKDPEAHFHHLAGLSDEQAAQVAREIWQTVNLPNLMENILPTRIRASLVMRKGADHLVDRVRMRKI
- the mca gene encoding mycothiol conjugate amidase Mca, with translation MTDSTTSGAQGGYRVLAIHAHPDDESSKGAATMARYIDEGHRVRVLTCTGGEEGSILNPRMDRPEVHENLAAVRREEMARAAEILGVEHRWLGYVDSGLPESGKREDLPEGCFALQDVDEVAGDVVAQIREFQPHVIITYDENGGYPHPDHLMVHAVSMRAWELAGDPEYRPDLGEAWAPLKLYYTHGFVVTRFNMLAEAVAQRQANGEMTLREYQRTMTQLAFWRAKQDVYPRVTTRVNAADWFERRDAALTSHATQIDPDGPFFGVDVDVQRETWPTEEFELAKTRVATTLPERELTAGLPPVDSADELSQSQPPEVSVRPEQ
- the glyA gene encoding serine hydroxymethyltransferase; the protein is MSDSPQTIQHNVPLAELDPDVARAIDGELARQRNTLEMIASENFVPRAVLQAQGSVLTNKYAEGYPGRRYYGGCEHVDVIEDLARDRAKQVFGAEFANVQPHAGAQANAAVLMALASPRDKILGLSLAHGGHLTHGMHLNFSGKLYEAIAYEVDPETMRIDMDKVREQALKEKPTVIIAGWSAYPRHQDFAAFRSIADEVGAKLWVDMAHFAGLVAAGLHPSPVPHADVVSTTVHKTLGGPRSGLILAKQEWAKKLNSAVFPGQQGGPLMHAVAAKAVAMKVAQTEEFRDRQARTLEGAKILAERLSAADTKGAGVEVLTGGTDVHLVLADLRHSELDGQQAEDLLHEVGITVNRNAVPFDPRPPMVTSGLRIGTPALASRGLDTAAFTEVADVIGTALAQGKNADVEALRARVSKVAEDFPLYEGLEDWKLV